The Triticum aestivum cultivar Chinese Spring chromosome 4B, IWGSC CS RefSeq v2.1, whole genome shotgun sequence sequence cttgcaaggcttataatgatgtgcattaccgagagggcccagagatacgtctccgacaatcggagtgacaaaacctaatctcaaaatacgccaactcaacatgtaccttcggagacacctgtagtactcctttataatcacccagttacattgtgacgtttggtagtacccaaagtgttcctccggtaaacgggagttgcataattctcatagttacagaaacatgtataagtcatgaagaaagcaatagcaatatactaaacgatcaagtgctaggctaacggaatgggtcatgtcaatcacatcattctcctaatgatgtgatctcattagtcaaatgacaacacatgtctatggttagaaaacataaccatctttgattaatgagctagtcaagtagaggcatactagtgactatatgtttgtctatgtattcacacatgtatcatgtttccggttaatacaattctagcatgaataataaccatttatcatgatatgaggaaataaataataactttattattgcctctagggcatatttccttcagtctcccacttgcactagagtcgataatctagattacatagtaatgattctaacacccatggagtcttggtgctgatcatgtttttctcgtgagagaggcttagtcaatgggtctgcaacattcagatccgtatgtatcttgcaaatttctatgtctcccacttggacttggtcccggatggaattgaagcgtctcttgatgtgcttggtcctcttgtgaaatctggattcctttgccaaagcaattgcaccagtattgtcacagaagatcttcattggtcccgatgcactaggtatgacacctagatcagtaatgaactccttcatttgctgcttccaaagcagctatgtactcagcttcacatgtagatcccgccacgacgctttgtttagaactgcaccaacttacagctccaccgtttaataaaaacacgtatccggtttgcgatttagaatcgtccagatcagtgtcaaagcttgcattgacgtaaccatttacgactagctctttgtcacctccatatacgagaaacatatccttagtccttttcaggtatttcaggatgttcttgaccgctgtccagtgatccactcctggattactttggtacctccctgccaaacttattgctaagcatacgtcaggtctggtacacagcattgcatacatgatagagcctatggctgaagcatagggaacatctttcattttctctctatcttctgttgtggtcgggcattgagtttgactcaacttcacaccttgaagcacgggcaagaaccctttctttgcctgatccattttgaactttttcaaaattttatcaaggtatgtgctttgtgaaagtcctattaagcgtcttgatctatctctatagatcttgatgcccaatatgtaagcagcttcaccgaggtctttcattgaaaaacttttattcaagtatccctttatgctatccagaaattctatatcatttccaattaataatatgtcatctacatataatatcagaaatgctacagagctcccactcactttcttgtaaatacaggcttctccaaaagtctgtataaaatcatatgctttgatcacactatcaaagcgtttattccaactccgagatgcttgcatcagtccataaatggaacgctggagcttgcacactttgttagcaccttttggatcaacaaaaccttttggctgcatcatatacaactcttcttccagaaatccattcaagaatgcagttttgacatccatttgccaaatttcataatcatgaaatgcagcaatagctaacatgattcggacagacttaagcatcgctacgggtgagaaagtctcatcatagtcaactccttgaacttgtcaaaaacctttcgcaacaagtcgagctttataaacagttacattaccatcagcgtcagtcttcttcttaaagatccatttattctcaattgcttgccgatcatcgggcaagtcaaccaaagtccatactttgttttcatacatggatcccatctcagatttcatggcctctagccattttgcagaatctgggctcatcatcccttcctcatagttcgtaggttcatcatggtcaagcaacatgacttccagaattggattaccgtaccactctggtgcggatcttactttggtagacctacgaggttcagtagaaacttgatctgaagtttcatgatcaatatcattagcttcctcactaattggtgtagttgtcacaggaaccggttcttgtgatgaactactttccaataagggagtagatacagttatctcatcaagttctactttcctcccactcacttctttcgagagaaactccttctctagaaaggatccgattttagcaacaaaaatcttgccctcagatctgtgatagaaggtgtacccaatagtctcttttgggtatcctatgaagacacatttctccgatttgggttcgagcttatctggttgaagtttcttcacataagcatcgcagccccaaactttaagaaacgacaactttggtttcttgccaaaccacagttcataaggcgtcgtctcaacggattttgatggtgccctatttaacgtgaatgcggccgtctctaaagcataaccccaaaacgatagcggtaaatcagtaagagacatcatagatcgcaccatatctagtaaagtacgattacaatgttcggacacaccatttcgttgtggtgttccgggtggcgtgagttgcgaaactattccgcattgtttcaagtgtagaccaaactcgtaactcaaatattctcctccacgatcagatcatagaaattttattttcttgttacgatgattttccacttcactctgaaattctttgaacttttcaaatgtttcagacttgtgtttcatcaagtagatatacccatatctgctcaaatcatctgtgaaggtgagaaaataacgatacccgccgcaagcctcaacattcattggaccacaaacatcagtatgtatgatttccaacaaatcagttgctcgctccatagttccggagaacggcgttttagtcatcttgcccataaggcacggttcgcaagtaccaagtgattcataatcaagtgattctaaaagcccatcagtatggagtttcttcatgcgctttacaccgatatgacctaaacggcagtgccacaaataagttgcactatcgttatcaactctgcatcttttgatttcaacactatgaatatgtgtatcactactatgagattcaataaaaatagaccacttttcaagggtgcatgaccataaaagatattactcatataaatagaacaaccattattctctgatttaaatgaataaccgtttcgcatcaagcaagatccagatataatgttcatgctcaacgctggcaccaaataacaattatttaggtctaaaactaatcccgatggtagatgtagaggtagcgtgccgaccgcgatcacatcgatttggaaccatttcccacgcgcatcgtcacctcgtccttagccaatcttcgcttaatccgtagtccctgtttcgagttgcaaatattagcaacagaaccagtatcaaacacccaggtgctactgcgagcattagtaaggtacacatcaataacatgtatatcacatatacctttgttcactttgccatccttcttatccgccaaatacttggggcagttccgcttccagtgtccagtctgcttgcagtagaagcactcagtttcaggcttaggtccagacttgggtttcttctcttgagcagcaacttgcttgctgttctttttgaagttccccttcttcttccctttgccctttttcttgaaactggtggtcttgttaaccatcaacacttgatgctccttcttgatttctacctccgcggcttttagcatcgcgaagagctcgggaatagtcttgttcatcccttgcatattatagttcatcacgaagctcttgtagcttggtggtagtgattgaagaattctgtcaatgacactatcatcaggaagattaactcccagttgaatcaagtgattattatacccagacattttgagtatatgttcactgacagaactattctcctccatcttgcagctatagaacttattggagacttcatatctctcaatccgggcatttgcttgaaatattaacttcaactcctggaacatctcatatgctccatgacgttcaaaacgtcattgaagacccggttctaagcgtaaagcatggcacactgaactatcgagtagtcatcagctttgctctgccagacgttcttaacgttgtcagttgcatcagcagcaggcctggcacccagcggtgcttccaggacataacttttctgtgcagcaatgaggataatcctcaggttacggaccccgtccgtgtaattgctaccatcatctttcaactttgctttctcaaggaacgcattaaaattcaacagaacaacagcacgagccatctatctacaaacaaacatagataagcaaaatactatcaggtactaagttcatgataaatttaagttcaattaatcatattacttaagaactcccacttagacagacatctctctagtcatctaagtgatcatgtgatccaaatcaactaaaccatgtccgatcatcacgtgagatggagtagtttcaatggtgaacatcactatgttgatcatatctactatatgattcacgttcgacctttcggtctccgtgttccgaggccatatctgtatatgctaggcttgtcaagtatgacctgagtattccgcgtgtgcaactgttttgcacccgttgtatttgaacgtagagcctatcacacccgatcatcacgtggtgtctcagcacgaagaactttcacaacggtgcatactcagggagaacacttcttgattattagtgagagatcatcttaaaatgctaccgtcaatcaaagcaagataagatgcataaaggataaacatcacatgcaatcagtataagtgatatgatatggccatcatcatcttgtgcttgtgatctccatcttcgaagcaccgtcgtgatcaccatcgtcaccggcgcgacaccttgatctccatcgtagcatcgttgtcgttacgccatctattgcttctacgactatcgctaccgcttagagataaagtaaagcaattacagggcgtttgcatttcatacaataaaacgacaacaatatggctcctgccagttgccgataacttcggttacaaaatatgatcatctcatacaataaaatatagcatcacgtcttgaccatatcacatcacaacatgtcctgcaaaaacaagttagacgtcttctactttgttgttgcaaattttacgtggctgctacgggctttagcaagaaccgttcttacctacgcataaaaaccacaacgatagttcgtcaagttggtgctgttttaaccttcgcaaggaccaggcgtagccacactcgattcagctaaagtgagagagacaaacacccgccagccacctttaagcacgagtgctcataacggtgaaaccagtctcgcgtaagcgtacgcgtaatgtcggtccgggccgcttcatctcacaataccgccgaaccaaagtatgacatgctggtaagaagtatgacttgtatcgcccacaactcacttgtgttctactcgtgcatataacatcaacgcataaaacctaggctcggatgccactcttgtggaacgtagtaatttcaaaaaatttcctacgtacacgcaagatcatggtgatggcatagcaacgagaggggagagtgttgtccacataccctcgtagaccgtaagcggaagcgttagcacaacgcggttgatgtagtcgtacgtcttcacgatctgaccgatctaagcaccgaacgtacggcacctccgagttcagcacacgttcagctcgatgacgatccccgggctccgatccagcaaagcttcggggatgagttccgtcagcacgacggtgtggtgacgatgatgatgctctaccagcgcagggcttcgcctaaactccgcgacgatatgaccgaggtggaatatggtggaggagggcaccgcacacggctaaggaacgatccgtagatcaacttgtgtatctatggggtgcccccctgcccccgtatataaaggagccaggggggaggaggcggccggccaaggtgggcgcgccaaggggggagtcctactcccaccgggagtaggactcccttctttcctagttggaataggagaaggggggaaagaggaggaagaggggaaggaaagggggggcgccgccccccttcccttgtcctattcggactaggaaggggaggggcgcgcggccccctcctgcctccttccctcttctccctcgaggcccatgtaggcccaataaccccccgggggggtttccggtaacctcctggtactccggtaaaatgccgatttcacccggaacgattccgatgtccaaatataggcttccaatatatcgatctttatgtctcgaccatttcgagactcctcgttacgtccgtgatcacatccgggactccgaacaaacttcggtacatcaaaacttataaactcataataaaactgtcagcgtaacgttaagcgtgcggaccctacgggttcgagaactatgtagacatgacctagaactattctcggtcaataaccaatagcggaacctggatgcccatattggttcctacatattctacgaagatctttatcggtcaaaccgcataacaacatacgttgttccctttgtcatcggtatgttacttgcccgagatttgatcgtcggtatccaatacctagttcaacatcgttaccggcaagtctctttactcgttccgtaatgcatcatcccgtaaccaactcatttggtcacattgcttgcaaggcttataatgatgtgcattaccgagagggcccagagatacctctccgacaatcggagtgacaaaacctaatctcgaaatacgccaactcaacatgtaccttcggagacacctgtagtactcctttataatcacccagttacattgtgacgtttggtagtacccaaagtgttcctccggtaaacgggagttgcataattctcatagttacaggaacatgtataagtcatgaagaaagcaataacaatatactaaacgatcaattgctaggctaacggaatgggtcatgtcaatcacatcattctcctaatgatgtgatcccattaatcaaatgacaacacatgtctatgattaggaaacacaaccatctttgattaatgagctagtcaagtagaggcatactagtgactatatgtttgtctatgtattcacacatgtatcatgtttccggttaatacaattctagcatgaataataaacatttatcatgatatgaggaaataaataataactttattattgcctctagggcatatttccttcaggatgaaATATGGCGGCGGCTTTGAATTTGCTTCTCTGCTCTTTAATTTGTCTATAAGAATATACCCTTTGGATCCTTGCAATGAGAAAACAACAATTGTATTGTTTGTGTCCTTCATCCTTGCACTGAAAAGACAAAGAATGGTTCCTCCATGGTTAATTGTAGATAGAACAAAAACTGGCTACTGCCCCGGGGCAAATAAATAAAACCTCGCTTGGCTGAGCTGCTGGTTTGTCTATATTATGTATGCAACTCATTGATGGTACTTCCTCCATCCCAGAATATAAGATCGTTTCTCAAGCTAACATAGCTTGAGAAACGATCCTATATTATGAAACGGAGAGAGTAGTAAAAAGAATAAGCTAAATAAAACATGATGATGAAATGGGTGACAAAATGTAACATATAAAGATGAGGTGATAGCAGGACATGCGTCTGTATTTGAGGTTTGATCGTCACACCTACACCCACACCCTTGGAGCAATCCACCGATGGAGCCGCCGGCGACATGTGGTGTGTCCGTGAGAGGGACGGCCGTTGAGATCTTCTATAATATTGTACGGTATTGTGATGCCGATGACATACACGATCTGGTCCACACAGCAGCAGACGTATTGTACTGCACGGTGCGTTACTGCATATCCTGATGAACATGGAGATGGAGATAGGGACATGGAGATGGATGGGTACCAAATGAACGGTTCAATTGTTTGTACCAAACGGCCGGATGTGTGGGTGGATAGATTTCTTGTACTACGTGGTACTCTCTCTACTACTAGTGGTAAATTTAAGAAATGCCACCACCACCATAAAAAGAGATCAAGGCAGACAGCGATGTGGATCTTTGGGTTTGCCTGATTTTTCAACCTCTCTCTTCACTTTTGTGCTTGACTTGTTGTGTTGTGGCACGTGTTTGCTTACTTACCGGGGACAAAGCCGAGCTACAGTCTTCAGTCCCCATCGCCGCTTTTGCAACATATACACGGTACATATTGCACCACATGTCACTCTCACTTGTGGAAAGTATTGTCCATGCCACATGCATGAGGAAAGACTATTCTTCCCTCGATGTGGTTCTCATTCAAGTTTGAATCTTCAATCTAGTACTGGTGCTCTGATTCCCCTCCTCCTAGGATGGGATGCTGGACACAcacttttttctttcctttttctttctttttaatcCCAAACACAAAAATTTCAACAAAAGTTATGTTGCAAAGATTTATTGTCCTCATTATATATAGTAGCTAATTATCAGTATgtgagacgttcccgtcgactgcGAGACGCCTGTGATGACTTCGTAAAATCAGGAAATGCTATGCCGGCTCAATCTCTCgcaggtgctcataggggtagggtgtgcgtgcgtgcgtgcgttcataAGGATGAGTCTATGCTCGTGTATGCGAGTGACTTCGATTGTATTGTGTCAAAAAAAAAAACTTTACATGGCAACCGCGCGCGCGGGGTGGGGGAGGAGGTATAGAATTTTAGATTTTTTTATGCTTTCATAACATTTGCTTTGATTTGAGTATGAGTAAGGAAACacatgatttttttttgatttgGTTGAGGTTTTAGTCATATTTGATTTGATTTGTTTTGGTCATACTTGTTACAAGTGTCAGACGTTTTAGTAACATGATTAATTTGATGTGCTCTGGTGACTCTAGGGCAATTACGGCTTCCTTGCCTCTTGTTGGCGTCGCCGCGAGGTCCTTAGGGTGTTTGGAGGGCTCCTGCTCCGCTTTTAGGTGTCTTTTtctattttgttagggtttgtgtttgAGCAACGAGGCTGGGTTCTCATCGTCTAGCCCTTGTTCGTGCAGTGTGTCCAGTATCGCCGGGGGATGTGTGGATGTGTGTCTCCGACTGATGTAGCGGGACTCAATTggcgtttctttttggtggatccATTTGGACCTAGTCTCTGTTCGTCTACATTCGTGTGTCTACAACTTATATCCATCTGATCTACGCTTCTTTTCATCGGCGCGGTTGTTGCTCTCGGTGCGTTGGTGTTGCTGTGAGACTTTACAACGACGACTCCCTAACTATCTACTACGATAAGATTTATCCGGATCAGGTGAGGAAGAAGTCATGACAGAGGCGCGCCTTCGATTTGGTCCACGGATCTGATTGTAATTTTTGTTATTTGCAGTGTTCCTCATATATACTGCCGGTATGGAAAAATGATGAATAGATCAAAGATTTTTCCATCCTAAAGAAAGAAAAATGGAAAGGCACGTAGCATAGTCCAATGGTGTGTTGGAGGATGCTGGTTTTATACGCGTGACCTCTTTGGTTGCACCATACACGTACACGTACGGTTCGTTTTGTTTATACGTACATACAACAAGGATAATACCCTCCCTCCCGGCCGTATCTTTGGCATCCTCACTCAGATTATTATGCCGAGAGCGTTGGAGGAATCCAGTCCCCAAGATTCCTcgtccccttccccttcccctccgcctccgcctccggccgGCCACCGCCAACACACCCCGACCAGTCCATATCCACCCTGCTACTCATACCACTAGTGGGGAGTAGCGGCGACGGAGGGAGCAACCAACCGAACCAGCCCAaagatttgttttttttttctttttttgcgagagAGCAAGAGGGATGGGGATCCCGAGCCCGAGCGACGAGGTGGTCCAAATCGTGCACGGGGACGGCGCGGGGGACCCGACGGTGGTCACGGTGAGCTGCCCGGACAAGACCGGCCTGGGCTGCGACCTCtgccgcctcgtcctcctcttcggcCTCAACGTCCACAAGGGCGACATGAGCACCGACGGCCGCTGGTGCTACATCGTGCTCTGGGTCGCCGCCTCGCGCCGGGGCCGGCCCCCCGTCGCATGGGACCTCCTcaaggagcgcctcgtcgagctcTGCCCCGTCCCAGCGCCCTTCGGCGTCGACACCGcctacctcgccgccgccggcctccgggGAGACGGCCTCGCGCTTGCCGCCGGGGAGCCCCGGGTGTTCCTGCTCAAGTTCTGCTGCTACGACCGGATGGGCCTCCTCCACGGTAACTACTACTGTCTACTTTGCTAGATAAATTTCTTCAGTTCACCTGCCTTCCGCTTCAGATTTTTACTAGGGTATGCTTGCCAACGAACCGCCTAATTGGTTAATTCAATTTCTCCGCAGCTTCTTTCTAGGTACTGCTTGATCGATGCTGTCTATGTCAGATGCCGTTTTACAGGAAATTACTATTTTGTTTGGCACTAGTGACTAGTGTATGATATTactgactgactgactgactgactgaAGAAAACATACATGTGTTTCCCCCCTATGACTCGCCTGATCGGACATCCGAGCCCTCCGGATTACATTGACTATTGACTGACTTTCTTCTATGGTTTCTTGTGGGACTATCATTCATTAGTCTCCTGGTAGACCGCTCACAGACGCAACCGGAGGAATTCACATGTTTATCTACCATGATATAATCGATGTGTATTCTTGTGGGTCAACTTCATTTCGCACTAGTATTGTTTGGCACCTCAATTCCTGCCAAGAAAATTGTAGTATTAGCTTAGGATGTGTAGTCCTCACTTGGAGGTCTTGATGGGCATGTTTGAGAAATGTTTTTCCTAGTGAAAGAGCATGACAGGATTCAGAATGTGTTAAAAAGAAATGTCTAATCCAGACCTGCCTGCTGGGAATTATGTGTTTTGCAGACGTGACATGCGTGCTGTGCGAGATGGAGCTCACGATTAGGAGGGTCAAGGTCTCCACCACGCCCGACGGCAGAGTCATGGACCTTTTCTTCATCACCGATGCTAGGTCCATTTCTTATCTCCTCATACATCTTTTTCGGTGCCTCATATAGGTTCTTCTATGTGTCAATCCCATATAAAAAAGTATTTGTTCCAAACTTTTTTTTACTGCTGGTTAAACAATGCTCTCTGTTCTGAAGTGATATGGTATTGTCTGAGGATATGCATAATTTTCCTTGCGATATTACGATGAGAGTATATGATTCTCTATAACTCGTCAATTActtgcctgagcagtatgaagttGTTAACTCACATTTTTTTAGTTTATCAAGCTATCTTCAGTTGTGTACTTTATGTTCAGCAAGGTCCATCATTTGAAGCACAGGATTCCTTTTGGTTTTATCTTCAGTATTTCATACCTTTGTCTTTCTGACGGTAAATGAACGGATACCTCGTGCAATGATTTCAGGGAACTTCTACACACAAAGAGCAGGAGGGAAGAGGCCTATGAAAAGCTGCAGAGCGTCTTAGGCGACTCCGTGACGAGTTGTGAAATAGAATCCGCGACAGAGGACATGTCTTCTTGCCTCCAAGCTTCAGCGTTGCTGTCGCCTCTTGTCCCGGAGCAGATGTTCAGCGAGGTAGATGTCATTGAGGAGCAGTCGAGCCGCTCGAGGTCCGACAGTAGACTGTCGGTCACAATGGACAACTCCCTCAGCCCTGTGCACACCCTGATTCAGATCCAGTGCGGCGACCACAAAGGCCTCCTGTACGACATCATGAGAACAGTCAAGGACTGCAATATCCAGGTAATAACAGTAGCAGTATATAGAAGCACATTTTTGTCTTATTTCTTTGGGAGATGTATTCTGACTAGTTTGCTGTCAGATTTCGTATGGTCGGTTCTACGCGGGACAGAAGGGCCGGTGTGAGGTGGACCTGTTCGCGGTGCAGTCTGACGGGAAGAAGATCCTCGACCAGCAGAAACAGAGAAGCATGTGCTCCCGCCTGAGGACGGAGCTCCTGCGGCCACTCCGCGTGGCGCTGGTGAACCGGGGCCCCGATGCGGAGCTCCTGGTGGCGAACCCGGTGGAGGTGTCCGGGAAGGGCAGACCCCTGGTGTTCTACGACATCACGCTCGCGCTCAAGAACCTCCATAGACGAGTCTTCTTGGTAAACCATGTTCATTCCTATCTGACAACTACACACGTCGCTCTTATCGGTTGTCCATTAACATAACCAAACATTTCTTTGATGAATGGTTTGCAGGCCGAGATCGGGAGGCACGTGGTGGACGACAGGGAGTGGGAGGTGTACAGGGTGCACCTAGGTGAGGACGACCAGGAGCTCTCGTGCTCGGTGCGGAGCAAGATCGTCGACGGCGTCACCAACATGCTCATGGGCTGGGACTGACTGACCGACTGGTCTCACGATGCATCTTCCTTGACCTTCGGTCTTGTTGCAAAAGACAGGGACCGGCTTAATTTGTTTGTTTTGTGTAAAGTAGGCGCCATCGACTCGTTGTACATAGGGAGTGATGTTGATGGTGCTGCTTCTGTTGTAAATTAAGTGGCTTCAAGTTGTGCTTCACTGCCTAGTTAGTTCATACTGCATCAGTCTGAAATACTTGCCTTGTGTTGTTGTTAGGCAATGAAATGATGGTGCATAGACCTGTGTTGTTGTATCTCAAGTATGTAGTGTATCTTTGCCCAGCTCAGCTGGTGGACTAGTATTAGCTATAGCTAGTGATTAGCACACTAGGGCAAATTAAGGAAGTGATTCTGACAATACTACTAATAGTTGGCAATGCTtgttgattttattatttttatttagatAAAAACTTTACACTTTTGTGATCAACAACGGAAGCATCAAAAGAAACAACATACATCCATACAAACTTACATTTTTCTTTGCGGGGATACAAACTTACACTTTTGTGATGCAGTTTCAATGCAAAGTTCTGTGCAAGTTTTTGAAGTTTGTTTTCCTTTCTGAAGGGTAATTTCGTTGCCACTAATTTATTATTacatagaaaacttcattattttgattttgattaagtgtttattttattttatttttatttaaggaCAATACCAATGCTATCAATGTATTCCTTCTTAGGAAACTTCCTTTTGTGAAATTTCACTATTGTATAATTCATTTCCTCTTATGAAACTTCTTATTGCgaa is a genomic window containing:
- the LOC123090474 gene encoding ACT domain-containing protein ACR10, whose product is MGIPSPSDEVVQIVHGDGAGDPTVVTVSCPDKTGLGCDLCRLVLLFGLNVHKGDMSTDGRWCYIVLWVAASRRGRPPVAWDLLKERLVELCPVPAPFGVDTAYLAAAGLRGDGLALAAGEPRVFLLKFCCYDRMGLLHDVTCVLCEMELTIRRVKVSTTPDGRVMDLFFITDARELLHTKSRREEAYEKLQSVLGDSVTSCEIESATEDMSSCLQASALLSPLVPEQMFSEVDVIEEQSSRSRSDSRLSVTMDNSLSPVHTLIQIQCGDHKGLLYDIMRTVKDCNIQISYGRFYAGQKGRCEVDLFAVQSDGKKILDQQKQRSMCSRLRTELLRPLRVALVNRGPDAELLVANPVEVSGKGRPLVFYDITLALKNLHRRVFLAEIGRHVVDDREWEVYRVHLGEDDQELSCSVRSKIVDGVTNMLMGWD